The uncultured Cohaesibacter sp. genome segment TGGGTGCCAATGGCCCCCACCGCATCGTCAATTTTCCATTTTTGCTCAAGATAGACATTGGCATATATGGCGATTGCCCCGCCGATGGTGCCGATGACCATCGCACCAAAAGGGGTTAAAACCGCACATCCCGCCGTGACGGCAACGAGACCACCCAGCATGCCATTGACCGATTTCTCAGGCAAATAGCAGCCATCCTGGACATAACCGAGCAGATGGCCTGCCACCGCCCCGAAACCACCGGCCAGTATCGTATTAAGAATAATGAAAGTAACACCTTCGCCCGCCTTCAGGGTCGAACCGCCATTGAAGCCGAGCCAGCCGATGAACAGCAACAAGCCACCCGCAGCCGACAAAACCGGGCTGTGGCCTGCAAGGCGAACTGGATTGCCTTCTTCATCAAAGCGCCCTTGTCTTGCCCCCAGCACAAGACAGGCAGCCAGGGCTACCCATGCTCCAGTGGCGTGAACGACGGTCGAGCCAGCAAAGTCGATGAATCCCTCGTTGGCCAGAAAGGCGCCAGCATTGTCGTGCAGGGCATTGCCCCAGGCCCAATGAACAAAGACCGGATAGATCAGCGTGGAGAGGAATATGGACCCGATAACATAGGCAGACAGACGCATCCGTTCAGCAACCGCGCCTGAGACGATTGTGGCGGCCGTGCCGCAAAACATCACCTGAAAGACAAAGAAACCCGCTTCATAATTGGTGATCTTCTGAAGGCCAACATAATTCCAGTCAAAGCCAAACCAATCAAAATGGCTGGCACCGAACGCAATGGTGAACCCAACCAGAGCGAAGGCTGCCACGGAGAAGGTGAAATCAAGCAGGTTTTTCTGGGCAACATTGATGCTGTTCTTGGAGCGGACCATCCCGGCCTCCAAAAGCAGAAAGCCGACTTGCATGAACATGATCAACGCACTGGCGGTCATTATCCATGTCATATCCAGCCCGGACTCGATCCCCTTGACGTCCAGCGCCGCAGCCTCAGCGGGCAGCACGGGAAGACCAAATGCAAAGAGTGTCAAAGCCAGAAAGGGTCGCATCAATTTTTTAGCTCACAATAACCAGTTTCCTTAAAAATTGGTTTGAGAGCGTTAATTTGGCGTTTCCTTTTTAGGTATTTATGCTGTTCTACGCGCACAAATTGCAGGCAAATGCTGTTCTTTTATTCAAAGGGAAACAAAAGCTAGTCGGCCATGTTGCGCTCCTTGTCGTCACCTGATGGGTCCAAAGCGCAGCGTGTCCGGCACGCAGAACGCGCGGGATCAAACAAAAAGCCCGGCTCATTCGAACCGGGCTTTTCAAAATCGGACCGTTCCGCTCGCGCTTATTTCGGAGCGAGAATCATGATCATCTGGCGGCCTTCGAGCCTTGGCTCCAGCTCAACCTTGGTGCGCTCGCCAAGCTCTGCCTTGACCTTTTTGAGCAATTCCATCCCAAGATTTTGGTGCGCCATTTCGCGACCACGGAAACGCAGGGTGAATTTCACCTTGTCGCCGTCGTCAAGAAAGCGGTTGGCACTGCGCATCTTGACTTCATAGTCATGCGTGTCGATGCCCGGACGCATCTTGACTTCCTTGACGTCAACGACCTTCTGCTTCTTGCGCGCTTCTGCAGCTTTTTTCTGGGCCTGATACTTGTATCGACCATAGTCCATGATCTTGCAGACAGGCGGTTTAGCATTGGGTGAAATTTCCACCAGATCCAGCCCGGCATCGGCGGCCATGTCCAGAGCCTGGCGCGCGGGCACAGCTCCATGGTTGGTGCCTTCATCATCGATCAGCTGGACTTCGTCTACACGGATTTGATTGTTGATGCGCGGTCCCGTCTCACGGGTTGGTTGCGCTCGATATGGACGGCGAATGGTCGTAGTCTCCTGTAAAATTGCAACAAATGCGTCCCCTACATATGACGCAGCTTGCCTTTCCTTTCAAGTCACCTGAGAGCTCAAACGGTGCTTAATTGGCAGAAACGACAAGCCTTTGCACAATCTATCAATAAACAATCGATGGAAACGCACATTTTGAACCCGTCAGGCGGTCACCCGAGGGACGGCAGTCATGCGCGAAAAGCATAACGAAAGATGACCAAGATCAAGATTGGCGTTGGCGGATCTGCTATGAGCGAGCCAAAAGAAATTCAATCGTTGCAAATGACCAGCAACCTTTCTTCCCTTCCCGCATGGCGGCCATTCCCCCGATGGACCACCAAGGAAGACCAACCGATCAAGGGCTTTTTCATGCCACAAGACCAATTTGACGCGCTGCTTCCTGCAGCCATGGCCCAAAAGGCCGAAGATGTGGGTGTCGCCAAAGCCACCAAACATCCCCGTGTTTCTTTCATGCTCGCCGTCATGTCCGGTGCCTTCATCGGCATCGCGTTCATTTTTTATACCGTTGTCACGACCGGCAATGGCGATATGGGATGGGGTGCCAACAAAATGCTCGGCGGGCTGGCATTCAGCCTTGGACTGATGCTGGTGGTCGTTAATGGTGGTGAACTTTTCACCAGCACCGTGTTGAGCGTTGTGGCAAAGGCGAGCAAGAAAATCACATGGGGACAGTTGGCGAAAAACTGGATCCTTGTCTATGTGGGCAACTTTGTTGGCGCGATGCTTCTGGTGCTGATCATGTTGGCTGCCAAGCATTATGAGCCAGCCAATGGTCAGCTGGGCATCAGCTACATGTCGATTGCACAGCACAAATTGCACCATACGTTCCTGCAGGCGGTTGCCCTTGGCACCATGTGTAACGTGATGGTGTGTCTGGGGGTCTGGATGACCTTCTCTGCCCGCACGGTTACAGACAAGTTGCTGGCCGTGACCCTGCCTGTTGCCATGTTTGTGGCTGCCGGGTTCGAGCATTGCGTTGCCAACATGTTCATGATCCCGATGGGCATTCTGACCAAAGGGTCGGTTGGTCCGGAATTCTGGGAAACAGCAGGACGGAACGCCGCCGACTTTGCGGACCTGACATGGGCGCATTTCTTTATGAATAATCTGCTGCCCGTAACCATCGGCAACATCATCG includes the following:
- the infC gene encoding translation initiation factor IF-3, whose amino-acid sequence is MRRPYRAQPTRETGPRINNQIRVDEVQLIDDEGTNHGAVPARQALDMAADAGLDLVEISPNAKPPVCKIMDYGRYKYQAQKKAAEARKKQKVVDVKEVKMRPGIDTHDYEVKMRSANRFLDDGDKVKFTLRFRGREMAHQNLGMELLKKVKAELGERTKVELEPRLEGRQMIMILAPK
- the focA gene encoding formate transporter FocA, with translation MTKIKIGVGGSAMSEPKEIQSLQMTSNLSSLPAWRPFPRWTTKEDQPIKGFFMPQDQFDALLPAAMAQKAEDVGVAKATKHPRVSFMLAVMSGAFIGIAFIFYTVVTTGNGDMGWGANKMLGGLAFSLGLMLVVVNGGELFTSTVLSVVAKASKKITWGQLAKNWILVYVGNFVGAMLLVLIMLAAKHYEPANGQLGISYMSIAQHKLHHTFLQAVALGTMCNVMVCLGVWMTFSARTVTDKLLAVTLPVAMFVAAGFEHCVANMFMIPMGILTKGSVGPEFWETAGRNAADFADLTWAHFFMNNLLPVTIGNIIGGGILVGLCYWFIYLRPSSKQA